One segment of Streptosporangium brasiliense DNA contains the following:
- a CDS encoding sensor histidine kinase — translation MRELPERMRRWSLAGQMLALQIVVVGITAAGGTALAALQAGDLLTDEAAGRAEAVAVSVADSPSVLAALGDSATLQPYAERVRRETGVDFITIMSTGGLRYTHPNPAQIGRRFLGNTGPALRGRTFTETYTGTLGSSVRAVAPVRDAGGGVRALVSAGITVEKISVRLRGQVAGAVFIGLLGLSAGGAGAYLVGSRLRRQTHGMGPAELSRMYEYHDAILHAVREGLLLVDGAGRLTLCNDGARELLGLPGDADGRHVGELGLPASLAGLLASGESRSDEIHLTGERTLVVNVAVVRSGNRSLGTVVTLRDHTELQALTGQLDAERGFADSLRAAAHESANRLHTVITLVELGRTEQAVAFATAELRAAQQLTDRVMGAVREPVLAALLLGKSAEAAERGVELAISPDTGLDDIGLDGRDLVTILGNLIDNAVEAAVSGVPPARVDVRLLADETTFLISVADSGPGLDAVTAREAFRRGWTTKGDGRGLGLAMVGQAVRRLGGAIDVGGGPGAVFTVRLPLRAEGLS, via the coding sequence ATGAGGGAGCTGCCGGAGCGGATGCGGCGCTGGAGCCTGGCCGGGCAGATGCTGGCACTGCAGATCGTCGTCGTCGGGATCACCGCGGCGGGAGGCACGGCGCTGGCCGCCCTCCAGGCCGGCGACCTGCTCACCGACGAGGCCGCCGGGAGGGCCGAGGCGGTGGCCGTCAGCGTGGCCGACTCCCCCTCGGTCCTGGCCGCCCTCGGCGACTCCGCCACGCTCCAGCCGTACGCGGAGCGGGTCCGGCGGGAGACCGGGGTCGACTTCATCACGATCATGAGCACCGGCGGGCTCCGTTACACCCATCCCAATCCGGCCCAGATCGGCCGCCGCTTCCTCGGCAACACCGGGCCCGCCCTGCGGGGCCGGACCTTCACCGAGACCTACACCGGCACCCTCGGCTCCTCGGTGCGCGCCGTCGCCCCGGTGCGCGACGCCGGCGGCGGGGTGCGGGCCCTGGTCAGCGCGGGAATCACGGTCGAGAAGATCAGTGTCAGGCTCCGCGGGCAGGTCGCCGGCGCCGTGTTCATCGGGCTGCTCGGCCTGTCCGCCGGCGGCGCGGGCGCCTACCTGGTCGGCAGCCGGCTGCGCCGCCAGACCCACGGGATGGGCCCCGCCGAGCTCAGCCGGATGTACGAGTACCACGACGCGATCCTGCACGCCGTACGGGAGGGGCTGCTGCTGGTCGACGGCGCGGGCCGGCTGACGCTGTGCAACGACGGCGCCCGGGAGCTCCTCGGCCTGCCCGGCGATGCGGACGGACGGCACGTCGGCGAGCTGGGCCTGCCCGCCTCCCTCGCCGGGCTGCTGGCGAGCGGGGAGAGCCGGAGCGACGAGATCCACCTGACCGGGGAGCGGACGCTCGTGGTGAACGTCGCAGTGGTCCGCTCCGGCAACCGCTCGCTCGGCACCGTGGTGACCTTGCGCGACCACACCGAGCTGCAGGCCCTGACCGGGCAGCTCGACGCCGAGCGCGGCTTCGCCGACTCCCTGCGCGCCGCCGCGCACGAGTCGGCCAACCGGCTGCACACCGTCATCACCCTCGTCGAGCTGGGCCGTACCGAGCAGGCGGTGGCCTTCGCGACCGCGGAGCTGAGGGCGGCGCAGCAGCTCACCGACCGGGTGATGGGCGCGGTCCGCGAGCCGGTCCTCGCGGCGCTGCTGCTGGGCAAGAGCGCCGAGGCGGCCGAGCGCGGCGTGGAGCTGGCGATCAGCCCGGACACCGGGCTCGACGACATCGGCCTGGACGGCCGGGATCTGGTGACGATCCTCGGCAACCTGATAGACAACGCGGTGGAGGCGGCCGTGTCGGGGGTCCCCCCGGCCCGGGTGGACGTCCGCCTGCTGGCCGACGAGACGACCTTCCTGATCAGCGTGGCCGACAGCGGCCCGGGGCTGGACGCGGTGACGGCGCGGGAGGCGTTCCGGCGGGGCTGGACCACCAAGGGCGACGGCCGCGGCCTCGGGCTGGCCATGGTGGGACAGGCGGTCCGCCGCCTGGGCGGCGCGATCGACGTCGGTGGCGGGCCCGGAGCGGTGTTCACCGTACGGCTGCCGCTGCGCGCGGAGGGACTTTCATGA
- a CDS encoding LLM class flavin-dependent oxidoreductase, with protein sequence MKFLAITLIVHGPDPITGELKSTGARLREVVDNAVLAEELGFDGFGVGERHERPFISSSPPVVLSHIAARTSTIKLFTAVTTLSLLDPVRAFEDYSTLDHLSGGRLELIIGKGNGAAQAQLFHVTGADQWDRNRESYELFRRLWREDKVTWSGRFRPPLVEAETWPRPLQRPIRVWHGSATSRESVDLAASYGDPLFSANVTNPVEPYAELVDHYRERWEFHGHDPADALVGAGSAGYYAARNSQDAIETYRPIFNARLALFKKVGVDPVFHTLEDAIERSSILVGSPQQIIDKVHRYHERLGHEVMHLHADADGLTDKQHRAALELFQSEIAPVLRREIPSRPFPRYGRQS encoded by the coding sequence ATGAAGTTCCTGGCCATCACCCTGATCGTGCACGGACCGGACCCCATCACCGGCGAGCTGAAGTCCACCGGCGCGCGCCTGCGCGAGGTGGTGGACAACGCGGTCCTCGCTGAGGAGCTCGGCTTCGACGGCTTCGGCGTGGGGGAGCGGCACGAGCGCCCCTTCATCTCCTCCTCCCCGCCGGTCGTGCTCAGCCACATCGCCGCCAGGACCTCCACCATCAAGCTGTTCACCGCGGTGACCACGCTGAGCCTGCTCGACCCGGTCCGGGCCTTCGAGGACTACTCCACCCTCGACCACCTCTCCGGCGGCCGCCTGGAGCTGATCATCGGCAAGGGGAACGGGGCCGCGCAGGCCCAGCTCTTCCACGTGACCGGTGCGGACCAGTGGGACCGCAACCGGGAGAGCTACGAGCTGTTCCGCCGCCTGTGGCGCGAGGACAAGGTCACCTGGTCCGGCCGGTTCCGGCCGCCGCTGGTGGAGGCCGAGACCTGGCCGCGCCCGCTGCAGCGGCCCATCCGCGTCTGGCACGGCAGCGCCACCAGCAGGGAGTCGGTGGACCTCGCCGCGAGCTACGGTGACCCGCTCTTCTCCGCCAACGTCACCAACCCGGTCGAGCCCTACGCCGAGCTGGTCGACCACTACCGGGAACGCTGGGAGTTCCACGGCCACGACCCCGCCGACGCCCTCGTCGGCGCGGGCAGCGCCGGCTACTACGCGGCCAGGAACTCCCAGGACGCGATCGAGACCTACCGGCCGATCTTCAACGCCCGTCTGGCGCTGTTCAAGAAGGTCGGGGTGGACCCGGTCTTCCACACGCTGGAGGACGCGATCGAGCGCAGCTCGATCCTGGTCGGCAGCCCCCAGCAGATCATCGACAAGGTCCACCGCTACCATGAGAGGCTCGGGCACGAGGTCATGCATCTGCACGCCGACGCGGACGGCCTGACCGACAAGCAGCACCGGGCCGCCCTCGAACTCTTCCAGAGCGAGATCGCCCCCGTGCTGCGCAGGGAGATCCCCAGCCGGCCGTTCCCCCGGTACGGAAGGCAGTCATGA
- a CDS encoding serine hydrolase domain-containing protein, whose product MKAVMPTMRVSQAKNGPSARHGGRRPRKSRLTRIAGLVPCAALLIASCSLTSGPTATALSDTAIGPARSSRPGTPTAPPSAPRRPALKPVDPAAFQAAVDAAAKKLLVPGAVVLLRTPQGNFEAMVGTTELGTQTPPDADTHVRIASNTKTMTSALIVLLAQEGKLRLDDPVSKYVPDVPNGKNITIAELLKMRSGLYNYTDAPELAAALDADPTKVWTPQEVLAIAFRHPPRFPPGTSYDYSNTDYALLGLTAEKAGGRSLAQQLQDRLFGPLGLRQTSLPAADDSSIPDRYSHGYMYGGSSYALVDKRYPADMRTAARNGTLRPVDYTDQNPSYATAAGGAVSTADNLATWIRALVSGKVLNAEYQRQWLHSLQPEDTGTPDGRRYGYGIAYQRFGPNASMYYHGGELPGFNSFIGYDADNDVTLVIWTNLTLSPDGRTTANALLPTVLDEIYVGLSLSPAPSPTTTR is encoded by the coding sequence GTGAAGGCCGTGATGCCGACGATGAGGGTTTCCCAGGCGAAGAACGGACCGAGCGCGCGCCACGGAGGACGTCGTCCCCGGAAGTCGCGCCTCACCCGCATCGCCGGGCTCGTGCCTTGCGCCGCCCTCTTGATCGCGAGCTGCTCACTCACCTCCGGGCCGACGGCCACGGCACTGTCGGACACGGCGATCGGGCCGGCCCGTTCATCACGGCCCGGCACGCCGACCGCACCCCCCTCCGCACCGAGGCGGCCGGCGCTGAAGCCCGTCGATCCGGCCGCGTTCCAGGCCGCCGTGGACGCCGCCGCCAAGAAGCTGCTGGTCCCCGGGGCGGTGGTCCTGCTACGCACCCCGCAGGGGAACTTCGAAGCGATGGTCGGCACCACGGAGCTGGGCACGCAGACGCCGCCGGATGCGGACACCCATGTCCGGATCGCCTCGAACACCAAGACCATGACATCGGCGCTGATCGTGCTGCTTGCCCAGGAGGGCAAGCTCCGGCTCGACGATCCGGTGTCCAAATACGTCCCGGATGTGCCCAACGGCAAGAACATCACCATCGCAGAGCTGCTGAAGATGCGGAGCGGGCTTTACAACTACACGGACGCGCCCGAGTTGGCGGCGGCCCTGGACGCCGACCCGACGAAGGTCTGGACACCGCAGGAGGTGCTGGCCATCGCGTTCCGGCACCCGCCCCGGTTCCCGCCCGGCACGTCCTACGACTACAGCAACACCGACTACGCATTGCTGGGTCTGACAGCCGAGAAGGCCGGTGGGCGCTCATTGGCCCAGCAATTGCAGGACCGACTGTTCGGCCCGCTCGGGCTGCGGCAGACCTCGCTTCCCGCCGCCGACGACAGCTCCATCCCGGATCGCTACTCGCACGGTTACATGTACGGCGGGTCCTCCTACGCGCTGGTCGACAAGCGGTACCCCGCCGACATGCGGACCGCCGCGCGGAACGGAACACTCCGGCCCGTCGACTACACCGACCAGAACCCCTCCTACGCCACCGCCGCCGGTGGCGCCGTCTCCACCGCGGACAATCTGGCCACGTGGATCCGGGCACTGGTCTCCGGCAAGGTCTTGAACGCCGAATACCAGCGACAATGGCTCCACAGCCTGCAACCCGAGGACACGGGCACACCGGATGGGCGGCGATACGGTTACGGCATCGCCTATCAACGTTTCGGGCCGAACGCCTCGATGTACTACCACGGCGGTGAACTTCCGGGCTTCAACTCGTTCATCGGCTACGACGCGGACAACGACGTGACGCTCGTGATCTGGACGAACCTGACCCTGTCGCCGGACGGCAGGACCACGGCGAACGCCCTGCTGCCAACGGTTCTCGACGAGATCTACGTCGGGCTGTCGCTGTCGCCCGCACCATCCCCCACCACCACCAGGTGA
- a CDS encoding carboxymuconolactone decarboxylase family protein, with protein sequence MPHIDLPTDAPGIGGLFRYRPQTALPMSQLAEVLLRGEHSLSRGERELIATYVSSLNDCGFCSRSHAAFAAAQLPGGMDLVCQVADDPDGAPVSDKLKALLEIAGAVQRGGLEVTPDHVEAARKSGATDLEIHDTVLIAAAFCMYNRYVDGLAALTPEEPAVYKTIADRIVNRGYMTIAPAGPTG encoded by the coding sequence ATGCCGCACATCGACCTGCCCACCGACGCCCCCGGAATCGGCGGCCTGTTCCGCTACCGGCCACAGACCGCCCTCCCCATGTCCCAGCTCGCCGAGGTGTTGCTGCGCGGCGAGCACTCCCTGTCCCGGGGCGAACGCGAGCTGATCGCGACGTACGTGTCCTCGCTCAACGACTGCGGGTTCTGCAGCCGCTCGCACGCGGCGTTCGCCGCCGCGCAGCTCCCCGGCGGCATGGACCTGGTCTGCCAGGTCGCCGACGACCCGGACGGCGCCCCCGTCTCCGACAAGCTGAAGGCGCTGCTGGAGATCGCCGGCGCCGTCCAGCGCGGCGGCCTGGAGGTCACCCCCGACCACGTCGAGGCCGCGCGGAAGTCCGGGGCCACGGACCTGGAGATCCACGACACCGTGCTGATCGCGGCCGCGTTCTGCATGTACAACCGCTACGTCGACGGCCTGGCCGCGCTCACCCCCGAGGAGCCCGCCGTCTACAAGACGATCGCCGACCGCATCGTGAACAGGGGATACATGACCATCGCACCCGCCGGCCCCACCGGCTGA
- a CDS encoding LLM class flavin-dependent oxidoreductase, with protein MSAAPLHLAVALDGAGWHPAAWRDPAATPKTLFTAAYWAGLVAEAEHGLLDFVTIEDSLALQTTRLDGADGRTDQVRGRFDAVLVASRVAPLTRRIGLVPTVTTTHTEPFHVASALSTLDYVSAGRAGWRVQISGRRAEAAHFGRRDIPELRPDSFDRPESVRLIQELFDEAADAVEVVRRLWDSWEDDAVIRDVATGRFVDRDKLHHIDFEGPRFSVRGPSIVPRPPQGQPPVTALAHSRIPYEFAARSTDVVHVTPHDGEQARAVVREIRGLAPGPLKVLADLVVFLGQDAGERRARLDGLDGAVHASDAAIFAGTPEQLADLLLDWRRAGLDGFRLRPAVLPADLSAITRGLVPELRRRGVFRRAYEAATLRGHLGLPRPAGRYAGSRR; from the coding sequence ATGTCGGCAGCTCCTCTCCATCTCGCCGTCGCACTCGACGGCGCCGGATGGCATCCGGCGGCCTGGCGTGACCCCGCCGCCACCCCGAAAACACTGTTCACTGCCGCCTACTGGGCCGGCCTCGTGGCCGAAGCCGAGCACGGCCTGCTCGACTTCGTCACCATCGAAGACTCCCTGGCCCTGCAGACCACCCGCCTGGACGGCGCCGACGGCCGCACCGACCAGGTGCGGGGCCGGTTCGACGCGGTCCTCGTGGCCTCGCGGGTCGCCCCGCTGACCCGGAGGATCGGGCTGGTGCCCACGGTCACGACGACCCACACCGAGCCCTTCCACGTCGCCAGCGCCCTGTCCACCCTGGACTACGTCAGCGCCGGGCGGGCCGGGTGGCGCGTGCAGATCTCCGGCCGCCGCGCCGAGGCCGCCCACTTCGGCCGCCGCGACATCCCCGAGCTCCGGCCGGACAGCTTCGACCGCCCCGAGAGCGTCCGCCTGATCCAGGAGCTGTTCGACGAGGCCGCCGACGCCGTCGAGGTGGTCCGCCGCCTCTGGGACAGCTGGGAGGACGACGCGGTGATCCGCGACGTGGCCACCGGCCGTTTCGTCGACCGCGACAAGCTGCACCACATCGACTTCGAAGGCCCCCGGTTCAGCGTCAGGGGCCCCTCGATCGTCCCGCGGCCGCCCCAGGGGCAGCCGCCGGTCACCGCGCTGGCCCACTCCCGGATACCGTACGAGTTCGCCGCGCGCAGCACCGACGTCGTCCACGTCACCCCGCACGACGGCGAGCAGGCGCGCGCCGTCGTGCGGGAGATCCGCGGGCTCGCCCCCGGTCCGCTGAAGGTCCTCGCCGACCTGGTCGTCTTCCTGGGACAGGACGCCGGGGAGCGCAGGGCCCGGCTCGACGGGCTCGACGGCGCGGTGCACGCCTCCGACGCCGCGATCTTCGCCGGCACCCCCGAGCAGCTCGCCGACCTGCTCCTGGACTGGCGCCGGGCGGGTCTGGACGGCTTCCGGCTGCGCCCCGCCGTACTGCCGGCCGACCTGAGCGCGATCACCCGGGGCCTGGTCCCGGAGCTGCGGCGGCGCGGCGTCTTCCGGCGCGCCTACGAGGCGGCCACGCTCCGCGGCCACCTCGGCCTGCCACGTCCCGCCGGCCGCTACGCGGGGAGCCGACGATGA
- a CDS encoding MarR family winged helix-turn-helix transcriptional regulator — MLLLENQFCFDVHAASRALDGVYRKELRELGLTYPQYLAMMVLWERQPVTVKELGTALRLDSGTLSPLLKRLEAAGLVRRERSADDERSVLVRLTPEGAGLREPALEVPGRIFEATGLDLAELLDLQRTLRRLTAALDGASR, encoded by the coding sequence ATGCTGCTGCTGGAGAACCAGTTCTGCTTCGACGTGCACGCCGCGTCGCGGGCGCTGGACGGTGTCTACCGCAAGGAGCTGCGCGAGCTCGGCCTGACCTATCCGCAGTATCTGGCGATGATGGTGCTCTGGGAGCGCCAGCCGGTGACGGTCAAGGAGCTCGGTACGGCCCTGCGCCTCGACTCGGGCACGCTGTCGCCGCTGCTCAAGAGGCTGGAGGCGGCGGGGCTGGTGCGCCGGGAGCGCAGCGCCGACGACGAGCGCTCCGTGCTGGTACGGCTCACGCCCGAGGGGGCCGGGCTGAGGGAGCCGGCGCTGGAGGTCCCCGGCAGGATCTTCGAGGCCACCGGTCTCGACCTCGCCGAGCTGCTCGATCTGCAGCGCACGCTGCGCCGCCTCACCGCCGCCCTCGACGGGGCGTCCCGATGA
- a CDS encoding MmcQ/YjbR family DNA-binding protein has translation MITGDDVRRVAMELPRTEERLVRDRVTFRVGRIVYVAISPDETSMGFAFPKEERAALIAAEPGKFHLPRPSDERYNWVQVWLEAIDGPEMRELVEEAWRMAVPKRMHSLLGRRTA, from the coding sequence ATGATCACAGGTGACGACGTCCGCCGCGTGGCCATGGAGCTGCCCCGGACCGAGGAGAGGCTCGTCAGGGACCGGGTGACGTTCCGGGTGGGCAGGATCGTCTACGTCGCGATCTCGCCGGACGAGACCTCCATGGGGTTCGCCTTCCCCAAGGAGGAGAGGGCCGCGCTGATCGCGGCCGAGCCGGGGAAGTTCCACCTGCCCCGGCCCTCCGACGAGCGCTACAACTGGGTCCAGGTGTGGCTGGAGGCGATCGACGGGCCCGAGATGCGGGAGCTGGTCGAGGAGGCGTGGCGGATGGCCGTGCCCAAGCGCATGCATTCACTCCTTGGCCGGCGGACCGCCTGA
- a CDS encoding NtaA/DmoA family FMN-dependent monooxygenase (This protein belongs to a clade of FMN-dependent monooxygenases, within a broader family of flavin-dependent oxidoreductases, the luciferase-like monooxygenase (LMM) family, some of whose members use coenzyme F420 rather than FMN.): MKQVILAAHFPGVNNQTVWSDPASGSQIDFASFAHLARTAERGRFDFFFLADGQRLREQRGRIHDLDVVGRPDSLTVLSALAAVTTHLGLAGTVNATFNEPYELARKLASLDHLSGGRAGWNVVTSSDAFTGENFRRGGYLDHSQRYERAEEFVRTVRELWDSWAAEDLVADPATGTFAAAGAGAFAHRGAHFDIGGHFTVPRSPQRHPLTIQAGDSEGGREFAAATADAIFSRHGRPEEGRAFYRDIKARVAAHGRDPGSLKILPGATFALGDTDAEAQENADHIRRQQVSPQTAILLLEQLWNRDLSAYDPEGPLPEIDPDVSEESIIKGRTRMSRDPLKTAAEWRALAEAKKLGIRDLVIEVTGRQSFIGSPARVAEEINESVQSDAADGFILVPHLTPTGLDEFVDKVVPLLQERGVLRAEYGTTTLRGHLGLEGDV; this comes from the coding sequence ATGAAGCAGGTCATCCTCGCCGCCCACTTCCCGGGCGTGAACAACCAGACCGTCTGGAGCGACCCGGCCTCGGGCAGCCAGATCGACTTCGCCTCCTTCGCCCACCTCGCGCGGACGGCCGAGCGCGGCAGGTTCGACTTCTTCTTCCTCGCCGACGGCCAGCGGCTGCGCGAGCAGCGCGGCAGGATCCACGACCTCGACGTGGTCGGCCGCCCGGACTCCCTCACCGTGCTGTCCGCCCTCGCCGCGGTCACCACCCACCTGGGGCTGGCCGGGACGGTCAACGCCACCTTCAACGAGCCCTACGAGCTCGCCCGCAAGCTCGCCAGCCTCGACCACCTGTCCGGCGGCCGGGCCGGATGGAACGTCGTCACCTCCTCCGACGCGTTCACCGGGGAGAACTTCCGGCGGGGCGGCTACCTGGACCACTCCCAGCGCTACGAGCGCGCCGAGGAGTTCGTGCGGACGGTCCGCGAGCTCTGGGACTCCTGGGCCGCCGAGGACCTCGTGGCCGACCCCGCGACCGGCACGTTCGCCGCCGCCGGGGCGGGCGCGTTCGCCCACCGGGGCGCCCACTTCGACATCGGCGGGCACTTCACCGTGCCGCGCAGCCCGCAGCGGCACCCGCTGACCATCCAGGCCGGCGACTCCGAAGGGGGCCGGGAGTTCGCGGCGGCCACCGCCGACGCCATCTTCTCCCGGCACGGCAGGCCGGAGGAGGGGCGGGCCTTCTACCGCGACATCAAGGCCAGGGTCGCCGCGCACGGCAGGGACCCCGGCTCGCTGAAGATCCTGCCCGGCGCGACCTTCGCCCTCGGTGACACCGACGCCGAGGCCCAGGAGAACGCCGACCACATCCGGCGCCAGCAGGTCAGCCCGCAGACGGCGATCCTGCTGCTGGAGCAGCTCTGGAACCGCGACCTGTCGGCCTACGACCCCGAGGGCCCGCTGCCGGAGATCGACCCGGACGTCTCGGAGGAGTCCATCATCAAGGGCCGCACCCGCATGTCCAGGGACCCGCTGAAGACGGCGGCCGAGTGGCGGGCCCTGGCCGAGGCGAAGAAACTCGGCATCCGCGACCTCGTCATCGAGGTCACCGGCAGGCAGTCCTTCATCGGCTCGCCCGCGCGGGTCGCCGAGGAGATCAACGAGTCCGTGCAGAGCGACGCGGCCGACGGCTTCATCCTGGTGCCGCACCTGACGCCCACCGGGCTGGACGAGTTCGTGGACAAGGTCGTCCCGCTGCTGCAGGAGCGCGGGGTGCTGCGCGCCGAATACGGGACGACCACGCTCCGCGGCCATCTCGGACTGGAGGGCGACGTATGA
- a CDS encoding organic hydroperoxide resistance protein — MSTLYTAAATASGREGRAVSSDNRLDVTLAPPKELGGSGEGTNPEQLFAAGYAACFAGALQLVAKRERLDASDASVTAEVGLVPDGRAYGLTVTLRVELPDDLRGEAGTALVEAAHQVCPYSNATRGNIPVNLVIE; from the coding sequence ATGAGCACGCTCTACACGGCCGCCGCCACCGCCTCCGGACGCGAGGGACGGGCGGTGTCCTCGGACAACCGTCTCGACGTGACGCTCGCCCCACCGAAGGAGCTCGGCGGCTCCGGCGAGGGCACCAACCCCGAGCAGCTGTTCGCGGCGGGCTACGCCGCCTGTTTCGCCGGCGCGCTGCAGTTGGTCGCCAAGCGCGAGAGGCTCGACGCCTCCGACGCCTCGGTGACGGCCGAGGTGGGCCTGGTGCCCGACGGCAGGGCCTACGGGCTGACCGTGACGCTGCGCGTGGAGCTCCCCGATGACCTGCGGGGCGAGGCCGGCACCGCCCTGGTCGAGGCCGCCCACCAGGTCTGCCCCTACTCCAACGCCACCCGGGGCAACATCCCGGTCAACCTGGTGATCGAGTGA
- a CDS encoding cation:dicarboxylate symporter family transporter: MAVILAVAAGVVIGLAAPELGKELKPLGTAFVALIKMMISPIIFCTIVLGVGSVTQAAKVGRVGGLALGYFLVMSTVALAIGLVVGNLVDPGQGLQLTDELRKAAETEAAKGGENDTVTFLLGMIPTTLVSAFTEGQVLQTLLVALLAGFALQAMGARGAPVLAGVAHIQRLVFRILAMIMWAAPVGAFGAMAAVVGATGVDALKSLGVIMLAFYTTCLLFVLGVLGPMLRLVAGVSLVSLLRYLGREFLLILGTSSSESALPRLIAKMEHLGVSRPVVGITVPTGYSFNLDGTAIYLTMATLFIASATGAPLSLGEQISLLLFMIIASKGAAGVTGAGLATLAGGLQSHRPDLVDGVGLIVGIDRFMSEARALTNFAGNAVATVLVGTWTGEFDRERAAEVLAGRIPFDETTLLDEDAPGRDASGPSAGRPDPETSTPPAGRSGQDASAAPAGRSDDPETSPV; the protein is encoded by the coding sequence ATGGCGGTAATTCTTGCCGTGGCCGCCGGGGTCGTCATCGGGCTCGCGGCCCCCGAGCTCGGCAAGGAGCTGAAACCCCTGGGCACGGCGTTCGTCGCCCTGATCAAGATGATGATCAGCCCGATCATCTTCTGCACCATCGTGCTCGGCGTCGGATCGGTCACCCAGGCCGCCAAGGTCGGCCGGGTCGGTGGCCTGGCGCTCGGCTACTTCCTCGTCATGTCGACCGTCGCGCTGGCCATCGGCCTGGTCGTGGGCAACCTGGTCGACCCCGGCCAGGGCCTGCAGCTCACCGACGAGCTGCGCAAGGCCGCCGAGACCGAGGCGGCCAAGGGCGGCGAGAACGACACGGTGACGTTCCTGCTCGGGATGATCCCCACCACGCTGGTGTCGGCGTTCACCGAGGGGCAGGTGCTGCAGACCCTGCTGGTGGCCCTGCTCGCCGGATTCGCCCTGCAGGCCATGGGGGCGCGGGGCGCGCCCGTCCTGGCCGGCGTCGCGCACATCCAGCGGCTCGTCTTCCGGATCCTCGCCATGATCATGTGGGCCGCCCCGGTCGGCGCCTTCGGCGCGATGGCCGCGGTCGTCGGCGCCACCGGCGTGGACGCGCTCAAGAGCCTCGGCGTCATCATGCTCGCCTTCTACACGACCTGCCTGCTGTTCGTGCTGGGCGTGCTCGGGCCGATGCTCCGGCTGGTCGCCGGGGTCAGCCTGGTGTCCCTGTTGCGCTACCTCGGCCGGGAGTTCCTGCTCATCCTGGGCACCTCCTCCTCGGAGTCGGCCCTGCCGCGGCTGATCGCCAAGATGGAGCACCTCGGCGTGAGCCGTCCCGTCGTGGGCATCACCGTGCCGACCGGCTACTCCTTCAACCTCGACGGCACCGCCATCTACCTGACGATGGCGACCCTGTTCATCGCGAGCGCCACCGGCGCCCCGCTCTCGCTCGGCGAGCAGATCTCCCTGCTGCTCTTCATGATCATCGCCTCCAAGGGGGCCGCCGGGGTCACCGGCGCGGGCCTGGCCACCCTCGCCGGCGGCCTGCAGTCCCACCGGCCCGACCTCGTCGACGGCGTCGGCCTGATCGTCGGCATCGACCGCTTCATGTCCGAGGCCCGGGCCCTGACCAACTTCGCCGGAAACGCGGTCGCCACCGTCCTGGTCGGCACCTGGACCGGCGAGTTCGACCGGGAGCGCGCGGCCGAGGTGCTGGCCGGCCGCATCCCCTTCGACGAGACCACCCTGCTGGACGAGGACGCGCCCGGCCGGGACGCATCCGGCCCGTCGGCCGGACGGCCCGATCCGGAGACATCCACCCCGCCGGCCGGGCGTTCCGGCCAGGACGCGTCCGCCGCGCCGGCCGGGCGTTCCGACGACCCGGAGACGTCGCCGGTGTAG
- a CDS encoding DUF2203 domain-containing protein codes for MDRTFTVEEARALMPALLERADEFVSLRGDLAVLARDLREHGASESGGLPEAKALEARLDEILGWFEARGIEIKGVAPLLLDFPSVLDGVPVLLCWLEGDRDLAWYHREDLGFAGRRPLLRT; via the coding sequence GTGGACAGGACCTTCACCGTCGAGGAGGCGCGGGCGCTGATGCCGGCGCTGCTGGAGCGGGCCGACGAGTTCGTGAGCCTGCGGGGCGACCTCGCCGTGCTCGCGCGGGACCTGCGCGAGCACGGGGCCTCGGAGTCCGGCGGTCTGCCGGAGGCGAAGGCGCTGGAGGCGCGGCTGGATGAGATCCTCGGCTGGTTCGAGGCGCGGGGGATCGAGATCAAGGGGGTCGCGCCCCTGCTGCTGGACTTCCCCTCGGTGCTCGACGGGGTGCCGGTCCTGCTGTGCTGGCTCGAAGGGGACCGCGACCTGGCCTGGTATCACCGCGAGGATCTCGGCTTCGCCGGCCGCCGCCCCCTCCTCCGGACGTGA